In the Silvanigrella aquatica genome, TTAACTAATGATCATTATTATGTTTTAAAAGTTTTGGTACTTAGGGAGTACATATGCAACAGAGCCAATTAACCCCCCTCACACACTTAAGCGATGAGGAATCACTATTTTTTAAATCTGTTTCTGAGTTTGGTAAAAAAGAAATTTCTCCCTTAATTATGGAGATGGATGAGTCCGAAACACTGAACCCCACTCTCATCAAAAAAATATTTGAAATGGGATTAATGGCTATTGAAATTCCAGAAATGTATGGAGGCTCGGGAGGTTCTTTTTTTCAAGCCATTCTTGCCATTCAGGCCCTTGCTCAAATTGATCCCAGTGTGAGCGTTTTTGTGGATGTGCAAAATACTTTAGTAGCCAATGCTTTGCTAAAATGGGCAAGTGAAAGTGTAAAACAAAAATACTTCCCACAATTCGCAAAAAATAAAGTGGGAAGTTATTGTTTAACAGAGTCAAGCAGTGGTTCCGATGCTTTTGCTTTAAAAACAAATGCAGTAGATAAGGGAACACACTTTGAACTAAGTGGTAAAAAAATATTTATTACAAATGCAAAAGAAGCAAGTTTCTTTTTAGTTTTTGCAAATGTAAATCCATCACAAGGTTACAAAGGAATTACTGCTTTTTTAGTTGAAAAAGATTTTCATGGTGTTTCTTTAGGCCGTAAAGAAACAAAATTAGGAATTCGTGCAAGCAGCACCTGCGAAGTTATTTTTGAATCTGTTAAAGTACCAAAAGAAAATATCATAGGTGAATTGGGTAAAGGTTATAAAATTGCCATTGAGACTTTAAATGAAGGGCGCATTGGTATTTCAGCACAAATGCTTGGCTTAGCCGAAGGTGCACTTGCGGCTGCTGTGTCTTATGCAAAACAAAGAGAGCAATTTGGCAAAATAATTTCTTCATTTCAAGGTATTCAATTTCAAATTGCAGAAATGTCAATAAAAATTGAAGCTGCAAAACTTATGGTGTATAATGCCGCACGACTTAAAGATGCGGGAATGAACTTTGTGAAAGAAGCTGCGATGGCTAAAAGCTTTGCTGGTGAAGTCGCAGAATATGTTGCGAGTACAGCATTAGAAATTTTTGGCGGCTATGGCTTTATTAAGGATTTTCCTGCAGAAAAATTTTATCGTGATTCAAAAATAGGCAAAATATACGAAGGAACAACAAACATGCAGTTGCAAACTATTGCAAAGATGATACTAGATTAATCGTGTTGTTCTTAAGCTTTTTGTGGAGAGATTCATTCAATGAAATTAAAAACTGTATTCTTAAATGTAAGCTCAGCTGCTGTTTCTTCTTTAATTGCTGTTCAAGCCTTTGCTCAAGCGGCAACTACGCAAGCTGTTGTAGCCCCACAGCAAGTTCCTGCGGGAGCAGCTACAACAGGGACTACGGCAGGTCCTGCGTGGATTAATTTTGCTCTAATGGGTGGTATTATTCTTTTTATGTGGCTTTTTGTATTCCGCCCTCAATCTAAAAGAGCAAAAGAGCAAAAAGAGTTTTTATCATCTTTAACTCCAGGTATTGAAGTTATTACGGCAGGCGGAATTATTGGTACTATTGTTGAAGTGAAAGAAAATATTGTTTCTATTAATGTAGGTGGTTCCACAATGCGCGTTGTGAAATCTTCGATTTCTGGGAGATTAGACGCTTCTTCCTCCATTCCGGCAACAAAATAATACCGGTTTTGCTTTTTCGTTTGAATGGTTAAAAAACCGCTCGCCCTTAAGGAGCGGGCGGTTTTTTTCTTTCAGCTTTTAAAATTAAAATTGATACCCTCTAGGTGAATTTATGCAAAACAAAATCCCGATGCCGCCTATCTGGTGGATTAAGAGTATTGTTATTTTATGTGCTCTTATTTTTGGTGTTCTTTATACTCTTCCGACTTTTTTTGGCAATCCTTCGGAATGGCAAAGGGACAGCAATGGTGTGCCCCTCAAATGGCATGAACGGATGGCTGAAAATATTCTTCCCTCATCGCGTGTTAATTTAGGTTTGGATCTCAAAGGCGGTCTTTCTTTAACTCTAAATGTTGAAGTTGAAAAAGCAGTTCAGGATTCCATTATCCGCGCCATCACACGTGCAAAAGAAACGGTCGCAGCCGAAAATATTAAAACAGGCGCTTTTAAAGTAAATGATGATTTATCTGCGACAATAGAAATTGATACTCCCTCTCACGCACAAATATTACAAAAAAGAATTAATGAGCAAACTCTATTACTCTTATATGAAAAAGTAATTGGAAATACTCTTTATTTTAAAGCGAATCGCAATTACATTGTCGACTTTGAAAAACAACTCATGCAGCAAGCTATGAACACCATTCGAAATCGAATTGACCAATTTGGTGTTGCTGAGCCAAGTATATTTCAATCAGGAGACACTCGTATTGTTGTGGAATTGCCGGGTATGTCTGATATTCAAAGAGCAAAACAATTGCTCGGTAATACAGCGCAACTCGATTTTAGATTGGCGTTAAATTCTGTATCAAAAGATCAGCTTCCCTCACTCCTTGATGAAGCGCGCAAGGCTTTAAATATTTCTCATGACGATACGCAGGCGTCGACAATTGAGCATTTATCGCAATGGCTCCGGGATAAAAATAAACTTCCCATGAATGCCACCATTATTTTGCAACGCATTTATGGTCAAGAATCTTCTGCGGGTAAAGTGGTTTCGACAATTCCTCATTTGGTTGAAGCCCATGCTAAATTAACTGGTGATTTAATTGAAGATGCGCAAGCATTACAAACAGCAGAAAATTATATTCCGCAATACAGTGTGTCCTTGAAATTTAAACCTCAAGGCGCAAAACTCTTTGGAGAGTTAACCACACTAGCCGCTGATTCTAAAAATCCGCCTCATGAAGTCGCTATTATTCTCGATGGCAATGTGCAAAGTTCACCTTATGTGAAAGCTCCTATTATTGGTGGAAATGCTTCTATTACCATGGGAAGCAGTCTCAACTTGCCCGAACAAATGAAACAAGCGCAAGATTTATCGTTGGTTTTACGTGCAGGAGCTCTTCCCGCTTCCGTAAAAGTTGTTGAAGAAAGACAAATTGGTCCCAGTGAGGGCGCACAAAATATTCATGCTGGAATTATTTCTACCATTGTGGCTGCTATTTTAGTCGTTGTTGTGATGTTGCTTATTTATGGTGCTTCTGGCTTTGTTGCGAATATTGCGATGCTATTTAATGTGCTACTCATATTAGCATTTATGGCTTTATTTGGTGCTACATTAACACTTCCTGGAATCGCGGGAATTGTTTTAACAATGGCTATTGCTGTAGATGGTAACGTAGTTATTAATGAGCGTATTCGTGAAGAAATTCGTTCTGGATTTAATCAAAAGCAAGCTTTTTATAAAGGTTATCATACGAGTTTTCGTACATTAATCGATGCTCATATTACTTCAGCAGTAGCAGGAATTGTTTTGATGATTTATGGAAATCCTGCGGTAAAAGGATTCGCTGTTACGTTGTTGTGTGGTATTGTTTGTACTTTATTTACATCATATTATGTAACAGAAGTTATTGGACAATGGCTAGTTGAACGAACAAAAATTAAAAGGTTTGGATAAAGAGGAAAACGATTATGGCTTTTAAAATTGGAAATATTCAAGTTTTCCCGCATAATTATTATTTTGATTTTATGAAGTGGAGAAAAGTAACAGTTGGAATTTCTGTTGTTTTAGTTCTTCTTTCACTTCTTATTGTTGGTATAAAGAGCCTTAATTATAGTATCGACTTTTTAGGTGGTGCTGAAATTCAGGTGAATGTCCTCAATAAATCTGTAACCCGAGAGCAATTACAGGAAGCGGTAAAAAAAGAAGGTTTTTCACATGCTGAAGTGACTACATACGGTAACTTTGTGGCTCGTAAAGACAATTCTGAAGCCTTCGTTATTCGTATTCAAAGCGAAAAAGGTGAAGATAAAAACGCAACTTCAAGTCGTGCTGGTGTGCTCGTTAATAATTTAAAAACACAATTTGGTGCAGATAAAATACGTATTGAATCTTCAACAAATATTTCAGGTAAAATTGGGCGAGAAGATGAGCTCAAAGGTTACATGGCATTGTTACTTTCCTGTATTGGAATTTTAATTTATATCGCCTTTCGATTTGACGCGCGTTTTGCTCCTGGTGCGGTATTGTGCTTGGTGCACAACGTGATCATTGCGCTTGGATTTATGACACTATTAGATCGTCCTTTTACCACAACGTCCATAGCGGCGTTTCTTACCATTGTAGGTTATTCCATTAATGATACGGTTATTGTCTACGATCGTATTCGTGAAACGCGTTTGTTGCAGCCTAAAATGCCTATGGTTGAAGTTGTCAATCGTAGTATTAGTCAAACTATGAACAGAACTATTTTAACATCGACAACAGGAATTTTAGCTCTCTTAGTGCTGTCCATTATGGGCGGCGGTGCTATTGAAGATTTTGCTATCACCATGCTTGTGGGTGTGATTGTGGGAACCTATTCCTCTATTTATGTAGCAGCTCCTTTAACACTGATGATGGACGGTTACTTTACAAAAATGGGTTGGAAGCAAAAAGACAATAAGGAAAAAGCGAAATTAGAGCGCCCTAAAGACTATGCTCCTCCTATTAATGTAAGGAAAAAAACACCTCAGGAAAAAAGATAAATGGAAACGGAAACCATTTTTCTGGGTAAAGCGAGCACAAATGGTTTTACAAAAAATGAAAATCGTTTGTGCACCACCGATCGTTTTGTTTGGAAATTAAGAGATATTGTTGCAGATAATCCTTCACAAATTGAAGAATATTTAACTCGAAAAAAGATTTTTTTATTAGACAATCAAAAACTTGAAGAAAATAATTCGTTACTTTCTTTGTTACCTGAACCTTGGCTATTAAAAGATGTGCGCAAAGCTGCGGAAAGAATAATTCAAGCTATACGCAATAAAGAAAAAATAGTTATTTTTGGTGATTATGATGTTGATGGTACAACATCTTGTGCTATGTTATCCCAGTTTTTTAATGAAATAAATTATCCTGTAGAAATTTATATACCCGATCGTATTTTAGAGGGGTATGGTCTAAATGTAACAGGACTTAGAAAGTTAGCACAAAATAATGTAAAAGTAGTTGTTACAGTAGATAACGGAATTTCCGCTATTGATGCCTGTGCCGAAGCAATTCAATTGGGAATGGATGTGATTATAACAGATCATCATGATATTCCCCCTGTTCTTCCAAGTGCTTTTGCTATTTTAAATCCCAAACAAACCGATTGCTTGTTTCCTTACCGCATGCTTGCGGGTGTGGGCGTTGCATTTTATCTTATGGTCGCAATGCGCACTCTTTTGCGTGAGCAAGGACAAAATTGCGTTGTTAATTTAAAATCATTTCTCGATTTTGTGGCCATTGGAACCATTGCTGATATGGCACCTTTAACAGGTGTTAATCATATTCTTTGTAAAGTAGGTCTTGAAGTTCTTTTGCAAAATATTCAGCAAAAAAAACGTATTGGTCTTTTTGAATTATTAAAATGCGCTGGGTGGAAAGAAAATTCTAAAGTCGATTCTGTGGATATTGGATTTAAAATAGGACCCCGTTTAAATGCTGCCGGACGGTTAGGAAATGCGCTGCGTAGTGTCGAACTTATGTGTACAAATGATGTTGTTTTGGCACAAGAAATGGCTCTGCATCTGCATCAAGAAAATGCGGAAAGGCAGACTCTTGAAAAAGCGTTTACCCAAGAAGCGATCGATCAAGTGAAGCAAGGTACAGAGCTTCCCGATGCTCTTGTCCTCCATCAAGAAGATTGGCACCCTGGTGTGGTAGGTCTTGTAGCAACGCGTGTGCTCGACAAATTTTATAGGCCTGTTCTTGTTTTTGGAACCATAGATGGAAAGTTAAAGGGAAGCGGGCGTTCGACGCATTCTTTTAATTTATTTGCTGTTTTAAATGAAGTACGTAATGAATTTATTTCATTTGGTGGGCATTATCATGCTGTGGGATTAACACTTCTTCCTGAAAAATTACCTTGGTTAAAAGAGTATTTAGCGCAAAAAGCAAATGAGCTTATTGATTCTCACGATAAAATTCCGCCCCTCTTTATTGATGGCGTTTTGCCATTGAGCCATTTAAATATAAGTTTTTTGAAACGACTAGAAGAGCTTGAACCCTATGGCATTGAGAACCCTCGTGCTCGTTGGTTCGTGGGACCTCTTACTGTTGCGCATGTTAAAAGAATGGGTAAGGATTTTTCCCACGGACATGCTAAGCTGTTGGTTCTGGAGGAGGGATGCGAATTTTGGATCACAGCCTTTGGTCTTGCCGATGTGTTTGAAGAGTTTCTGGCGACAGGGATTGAAGTGCAACTGGTAGTCGAAGCAAAGCTAAGCAGTTGGAACGGACGCCTCACATCTGATATTCGTGTGATCGATTATGCTCCCGTCATCTATACGAGTTGAATCCATATCTTTTTGCCTAATTGCGAGGTATGCAGTACAATTGGTCAGATGATTTCATTATTGTATTAATAATTTAATTTGTGGACAAACTTATGATCCAGTCGCACCGAAATGATTTAGAACCTTGGTATGTTCGGAAAAAAAAATTTCAGAACTCCAATGTGCTAGGGAGTTCTCCAAAAAAGACAGCAAATGAAGAAGTTGGCAAATTAAGTCATGCAAAGCAAACTATAATGCTCATGATTTATATTTTGCTTGCAGTTGTATTTGCAATTATATCAGGCGTTTTTTTTGTGTTGCCCTTTCTTTCTAATATTCCGGGCAGCGAATCGATTATTTTTGTTTCCATTGCTATTATATCCTTATTGCTATCTTTATTCTTTATTTTTTATCAAATAGGTTCCATTTGTTTTTGTTTAGCACCTAAAAATGAAGGAACTAATCAATTTGCATTAGGAATCAAATATCTTCGCGGTCAAATTGAACTGGAAGAACCGCGCAAAGGCATTCCCGCACCTGAAATGGCTTTGTATCAATTTATTCAACAGGTCAGAGCCTATGCTATGGAAAAATCTTTCTTAAAACAAAAGCAAGATCGTCATCAAGATGCTTTATCGAACATCAGCGGCGCCGATCCTCATTCCATATTAAAAAGAAGATGGAATGATGTGATCGATAGTCTCAATGAATTTGAAATTTATTTAGCAAATGATCCTAAAGGTATTATTGAAAAACTTATTGTGAAATCACCTCCTCAGAATATGGATGTTTCACAAATTTTTAGAGATGTTGCTGAAACCTTCGATACCACTTGGCGCCGTAAGGGTATCAATATTGAACATGCTATTGTCACTCCTTTAAAAGCAAATACCAATGAAGCTGTTTTAAGACGTTTGTTAGTGGGTCCTTGGAGAAGCTGCGTCTATTTTGCGCGCAGGGGAAATGGTGTTGTCTTTTCTGCAAAAAGTATTGAAGGCAAAATTATTGCACGTTGGGAATGTGAAGGTATGGCCTTTCCCGAAGAATTTTTTGATATCATTCGTAATATTCAACTTGAAGTGAATGAACGCATTGAAAAAGGCATGGCTCTAATTGCTCTCGATCCCAATAGTCCAAACACTTTATTTGCATTAATCAGCTTTGTAACTTGGGTTGATCTCGCCAATGTTGCAGGTTGTGATTATGATATAAAGCAGGGTTCTGAAGGACTCGTTATAGAATTAAGATTATAAATTTAACTTCTTTTAGGGTGTGTTCTCAAATTTTCACCCAAATGAAAGAGCACCCTAAGTAAATCACAGATGAAAAGTTACTTTTCTTTTTATCGTAACGAGTTGTTATGCTTCTGAATTGTTTTAATCTAGCAAATAAATTCTTAATTAAATGTCTTATTTTATACAAATAACTGTCGAATTCTTCATTTGTTTTATCAAAAGCATTTTTTTTCTTAGGAATCACAGCTTGAATACATTTATCTTTTAATTTCTTTCTTGTTTTTTCTGCATGATAAGCTCTGTCAGCAATTAATACTTCTGCATCGCTTATTTCTAATAGCTGGTTGGCAATCTTACTATCATGAACTTGTCCTTCACTGACAATAAAATCAATTGGATTAGCACATGAATCAGAAATCATATGAATTTTACTTGAATTACCTCCAACAGTCCTTCTAATACATTCTATTTTTTTGTTAGAAGAATTAACAGAATATTGATGAGCTTTAACGATAGTGTGGAATCGTGTATTTTAAATTCTTTTATAATTGCAGGTAGCCTTGACCATATTTGAGCTGTTATCATTGTTCTCAACATGTTCTCTCGTTTTCGTTAGAATTGATAATCCAAATTTTGCGGGAAACATGCCAAAAATCAAGTCTTCTTCAATATTTGAGAACACACCCTAATTAAAATAAAAGTAATATCATCTGTAATTGTGGTGTCTTCATAAAAAGTATACGCTTCATCAATAAGTTTATCAACAATAGTTAATAACTCTGTTTTTGAAAGATTATTTTTTTCAAAGAATTTTTTAAGGTTTTTCTCACCAAAATCTTTTTTCTCTTTATCTGTGTTTGCAGTTAAACCATTTCGGGAAAATATTTTGGAAATCTAATTAAAATTATTTATAGAAAATTGGTAGTCTATAAAAAAATAATTATTAAATATTGACTTTTTTATTTTATTATATAATTTAAAAAAAAACTATGATTTTAAATTTTAATCATAGTTTTTTTTAACTACTTTAATAGGTTATGTAATAATGAAAAAAGTTTAACATTTGCTGTGTCTCTCTTTTCACTTAATGCCTTTGCTAATATTTGTGATTTATCAGATGATTCAATAAAAGCATTCATTTAATGCAATAAATGAAACACTATCTATTGAAAATTCTAATAAAACCTTATCTTCTTTTATTTGCGGAACATTTGGATGTAAAGCAGAGATTAAGGAAAATGAAATGACTGAGGCTGAATTATATGTTAGTGGTCAGTTTAATGAAAGTAAAAAAACAACGAAATTTAATATTGAATTCGTAGATAAGTTGCAAAATGAAAACCAAAAGATCACTTTAATTTGTTTAGAAAACAACTTGTGTAAGGCTTATAACATTTTGGATACAGGAAGTGATTATGCATTTCAAAATGGTGAAATTAAATCAATCCGTCAAAAAAGAGATTTATTCCATATACCACAAAGTGTGTTTAGAGAGCTGTACCGTTCTACACATAGAGAATTAAATCAAATTGCTGCAGGAACAATTAATACTGTTAATAAAGTTGGAACTGCGATTGTTAGGGCAATAACATTCAACTGGTAATAATAGTATTTAATCCACTTAAAATTATATTTTATATAAATATGCGCTTAATTCGTATAAAAAAACTTTACTAAGCGCAAGATTTAATCTAATTTGATAATTATGATTTAGAATGAAGTTGTATTTAAAAAGGAGAGATTAAGTTCTATGAAAAAGTTTTTTATTCTAGCTCTTCTATTTTGGTATCACTCATATGCCCAAAGTGAAAATGTTATTGATAAAAATAAAGAAATAATATTAAACACCTTCAAAGAAGTATTAATCAAAGAGAACTCAAAAATTTCTTTTTCCCAAAATAACTGTTATAATTCTCTTTGCAATGTCAATATTATTGAAAATAATAAAATAATAAAAAATTTAAGCATAAACTCCAAAATAAACAAATTAAATGATAAAATTAAATATCAAATAAATATTTTTAATTATAAAAACACTGAGAATAAAGATTATACAGTAGTATGTAGTAAAAATAATGATTGCAAGTTCTTTAATGGTAAAAAATCCCAAGAAATTGATGAGGCATATGAAATAGATATATTAAATGGAAAAACTACATTTCCATATTTTAATTTATTTGACTATGCAACTTTCTTTAAATTTTAAATTTTAAATTTAAAAATGTGATATTTAAAAAGATGTGAGACAATCCCATTTGTTCTACCTATATTTAATATTTTGAATTTTTTGGTTTCATAATTCCATTACAAAATGCAGTTTTTGTCATGAAATAATTCAGAAATGTCATCATAATCCGAGCTGAATTTATCAAACAAAATATAGGTTAATAGAGGTGTTCTATTTTGAGGGAATAACTCTAAATTAATACAATATTATTCCTTAATCTCTCTTAATTAAAATAAATGTTATGTCATCATTAATAGGATGATCTTCATAAAATGTGTATGCTTCGTCTATTAATTTATCGACAATATTAAGTAATTCTGTGTTTGAAAAATTGTTTTTTTCAAAGAATTTTTTAAGATTTTTCTCGCCAAAATCTTTTTTTTCTTTATCTGTATTTGCTGTTAAACCATTGCTAAATAAACAAATAATTGAATTTTCCTTAAATTCATATTCAACAACTTTAATTTCCTCTTCGCTTTCAGCGCTTGCATTCTCAGCGCTTTTATTACCAAGAAGTTGTCCTTTAGATTTAAATCGAGTAATTTTTGTTTCTTTACCGTCATAATAATTAATTAAATAGGGGAAAGTATGGCCAGCATTAATAAATTTTACGCGATCGAGTTTTTCATTAAAAATTAAAATAGACATACTCAAATTCATTTTGTTATTGGCATCGACCTTTTGTATAAACTCATTAAGATGCTTAAATAAATTTAGAAAATCATATTTGTCTAAGGTTTTTTCATTGGATAAATCTTCAAAATACCTTGAAACAGCGGCTGCAATAATTGTACTGCCGGCTTCATGACCTAGGGCATCTCCAATAAGAACAATTTTAATTTTATCAAATTCATATATACCCCACCAATCTCCCCCATTGTCTTTTGCACTTTGGTAATAGGAAGCTAATTTTACTTTATCGCTATTAAATTTTGGGATGTATTCAACTCGGGGAACTACGTTTCCCAAGGAACGTTGAGAATATTTGGTTTCAATTTCAAGCATTTGGTTGGTATTTTTCAAACCTTGAATGGTTTCTTCATAACCGTTATAAGCTCTTTCAATTTTAAGAGCAATTGGTTTAAAAATTAATAAATAGAGAGTTATTAATAGAAATATATTAATAAACAAAATTATATAAGTAATACCAATTGCTTTTTTAATTTGTAACTTACTTTCAGCTACGTATAATGTAACTGATTTATCGAGGTCAAGAAGTAATTTGTTTATCTTGTAAATATTATATTCTTTTAAGAAGGAATTAAAATCATTTTTACTCACACTATTTTCTGCTGCTAATATGAAATCATTAATTCGTATGTATAAATTTGCCTTTCCAAAATAAAGGCGCTCAATTTCCTGATTGCTTATTTTTGAAATTCCATCTATTTCATTTCCGTAAGCCAAATCTTCATTTGCTTTACGCATAAGTTGAATGCAGTTAACTAAATCGGCTTTCATAATATTGTAACCGTCATTAAATTTTTGTGAACTTAATGACTGAATAAGTAACATTATTCTTTGGCTTAGCATTCTTTGTTTGCCAGAAACATTTATAACGTTACTAAAATGTGCTTCTTCTTGAATAAACTTTTCAATTATTATTTTTGCAGATATTATTGCAATTCCAAGTATTATAAGAGATAAAGAAAAAAGTAAAATTAATTTTTTTTTAATTTTCATTCCTTCTTTTTGCAACTGCATAAAATTCCTTATTTTACTTTAGGCTGGAATTCATTTTCCGATTTTGCAATCATAACTGTGCCAATGGTGTTGCCAATTATATTTGTCACAACCCTTGCATCGGACATAAAGCGGTCAATTCCTAGGAGGAGTGCTAAACCTTCGATGGGAATAATATGACCAGGCATAGCAGCTAAAATTGCAGACAAAGTAACAAAGCCGGCTCCTGTTATTCCTGCAGCGCCCTTAGAAACGATTAAAATTGTAAATAAAAGCACAAAAAATTCTGTAGTTGTAAAAGGAATATTATAAGCTTGTTGGATAAATACAGCACCTGCAGTAACATAGATAGCCGTTCCATCTAAATTAAAGGCATATCCCGTGGGAAGAACAAAGCTAACCACTTTTTTAGAACAGCCAAAAGTTTCTAATTTATTCATGAGTTGAGGAAATACGGATTCGGAGGAGGATGTGCCAAAGGCGATGGACATCTCTTCTTTGATATGTTTCATTAATTTAAAAGCGCTGAATCCATAAATTTTTGCAGCAATAAAAAGAATGATCCAAAAACTAACCATGCTCACGCCTAAAATTAAAATGAAATGTGCCAACATAGTAAGAGCGCCAATTCCTTGAGCACCCACTGTTGCGGCAATAGCTCCAAAGGCGGCAATAGGTGAAATCCGAGAAATAATTGTGATCATTTTAAAGAAGACGTCGTTGGTCATTTGAAAAAAATCGATGATTTTAGAGTTTTCTTTAATTTGTAAAATTGCTATGGAAAATATAACGGCGAGAACAATAACGGCTAATAAATTATCACCCGCTAAGGTTGCAAATACATTTTCAGGAACCATATGCGTAATAAACTCTGTAAAACCCCCCGTGCTTCCTTCTTTAGGTTTGAATTTTGAGACATCGACGCCTTGAAATGTGGATATATTAAAACCGGCACCTGGCTGGAAAAAAAGCATCATGCCAAAGGTAAGGGCGACAGCAACAATGGACATGATTTCAAAATAAACAATTGTTTTAAAGGCAAGTTTTCCTATACTTCCTTGATGTTTGCTATGAGAGCATACTCCTAAAATAATGGAAACAAAGACAATGGGTGATATCACCATTTTAATGAAGCGAATAAAAATGGTTGCTATAATTTTTAATTGCGCCGCAAATTCTGGGAAATAAATGCCCACTAAAATTCCTAAGGTAACGGCGATGAGAACCTGTAGGAAGAGGTGAAACTTTAAAAATTTAAGAATTTGAGACAATTTACTTGGAGATGACATGGTGCCCTCGCTTAAGAGTTATTAACTTTTTTAAATATAATAAAAATAAAATAAGTTGTGAAGCGCTGTGGCAAATATTTGAAATTGGTAAGGAAATCTAGGTCAATTTTGCCTTAGGGAAGCTGAACTTTTAAAGATTTCAGGTTTTTCTTCCATAAGTTCACGGAGAAACCAATTTTCGGCAAGATGGGTTCCTGTGGTAGAACCAATATGTAATTTTCGAGAAAGATAAGATCCAAGTTTTTCACCAATAGCTCGATATGTCGTATATTTACCACCATAAATTGAAATGAGTCCTGGCACTGTTTCGTTAATAACCGTTTCTCTAGAAAGTCCTGATATATTTTTATCAAGTTGTTTTACATAAAAAGGAGAGTTATAAATGTCATCCATCCATTTGCTGTCAATTTGAGTTATTCTATTTGCTTGATTTAAAGGCATGCAACGCACACCGCAAAAAATTTCAGATATATTTTTTTCAGCATCTACAAGATTTAATGTTTCCTTAGCGGTATGCATTAAATAATCTTTGTCACTTTGCGGATATTTTATATGTGATGGTTCAGTAGACAAAATAGACTCTGTCGTTCCATATAGCCACTGTCCAAACCACGGAATAAAAAAGACAACGCGTCCATCCAACTCTTGAATTAATGTAGCAGCGCAATTATTAATCTCAGCGTGCGGAACTGCTTCGGGTTTAAAAATAATATGAGTTCCTAAATTTAAGAGACATGTGATTTTAGGGACTATTCCCCATCTTAATAAATTTTCATTGCACCAAGCACCAGCGGCATTCACAATATATTTTGTAGTAACCGTTTTTTTATTTCCATTGGAATCAATTGTTACTTTAAATCCATTTTCAATTTGTTTGACTTCTGTTACTGTGGTATTTTCTTCGTAGGATGCTCCTAACTTAACAGCTGCTTCTGCGGCAATGCGGGCAATGACATCATCGAGCATTTGAGCATCGTAATAGAGAAAAGCACTTATCATTTCATTTTCAATTTTATTTTGATTTAGATAAGGAGCAAATTTAATGATATCTTCTTTATTTAAGGGAGAAGCGCTTGGCAAACCGCCATCTCCAGATAAAAGATCA is a window encoding:
- a CDS encoding glycerol-3-phosphate dehydrogenase/oxidase, with protein sequence MDLNVLIVGGGIHGVGLLHDLASRNVKGVHLVEKNKISSGTSSRSTKLVHGGLRYLEHLNQWGLVYEALHERALLLRLLKGIVTPLPFVLPNFKGDKRPPWVIRIGLFFYDLLSGDGGLPSASPLNKEDIIKFAPYLNQNKIENEMISAFLYYDAQMLDDVIARIAAEAAVKLGASYEENTTVTEVKQIENGFKVTIDSNGNKKTVTTKYIVNAAGAWCNENLLRWGIVPKITCLLNLGTHIIFKPEAVPHAEINNCAATLIQELDGRVVFFIPWFGQWLYGTTESILSTEPSHIKYPQSDKDYLMHTAKETLNLVDAEKNISEIFCGVRCMPLNQANRITQIDSKWMDDIYNSPFYVKQLDKNISGLSRETVINETVPGLISIYGGKYTTYRAIGEKLGSYLSRKLHIGSTTGTHLAENWFLRELMEEKPEIFKSSASLRQN